A segment of the Aureimonas sp. SA4125 genome:
CGACATACGGGCGCTCTCCGACCGGCACGGTGGCGGCCAGCTTGCGGGTGGCAAGATCGACCACGCTGACCGCGTTGCTGCCGACATTGACGGCGTAGACCTGCTTTCCGTCGGCGGAAAAGCTGACGCCGAAGGGACGCTCGCCGACGGGAACCGTCGCGGTGACCGTCAGGGAGCCGGCATCGATGATCGAGATCTGGTTGGAATCGCGATCGGCGGTGACGATGGTCCTGCCGTCTGCCGAGACGGCAACTCCGGACGGCGACTGCCCCACCTGGACGCGCTGGGTGATCGCTCCGCCCACGGGATCGACGACGAAGAGCTCGTGCTCGAACCAATCCGCGACATAGACCGGCGCCCCAGACGGATGGACCGCGACGCCGAGCGGCCCCCCGGCGAGCGGGATCCGCTTCACGACCTCGCCCTTCACCGTGTCGATCACCGCCAGCGATTTCGACTCGGGGCTGGTGACGAAAGCGTGCAGCCCATCCGGCGGAATCGCGATCCCGGCCGGCTTGCCACCGATCGGGATCGTCTTCGTCACCGCCATCGTGTCGAGATCGACGACGGAGACGTCGTCGCTCGACTGGTTGGTGACGAAGGCCGTGTCACCGGCCACGGCCGGCGACAGGAGGAGGCCGATGGCGAGCGCCGCCGCGGCGCCAGGCCGAAGAGACCGGAGAACCATCAGGAGCCCTGCTCGACGGCCTTCTTGATGCCTTCCAGGCCTTCCCTGGAAAACGCGGTGACAGCCTTGATCGCCGCTTCCTCGTTCAGCTCCGGCGGCGGATCGCCGTTCGGGTCGCCGCGGTAGAAAGCGGTGCGGTATTCGACGACCGAGGTCTCCGGCGTCTTGCCGGGCTTCACCGTGAGATAGGCTGAGAAGTT
Coding sequences within it:
- a CDS encoding beta-propeller fold lactonase family protein, producing MVLRSLRPGAAAALAIGLLLSPAVAGDTAFVTNQSSDDVSVVDLDTMAVTKTIPIGGKPAGIAIPPDGLHAFVTSPESKSLAVIDTVKGEVVKRIPLAGGPLGVAVHPSGAPVYVADWFEHELFVVDPVGGAITQRVQVGQSPSGVAVSADGRTIVTADRDSNQISIIDAGSLTVTATVPVGERPFGVSFSADGKQVYAVNVGSNAVSVVDLATRKLAATVPVGERPYVGAAAAGKVFVTDQYGGTVSVFDAATHAVVKTIQVGEYPEGIEAGSGDAYVYVVNWFDNVMMKIDTATLDVVGEVEVGDGPRAFGAFIRKAR